In Oxalobacteraceae bacterium OTU3CINTB1, the sequence GTCATGCTTTCCCCCCCAGGCCCAGATCATCGGCCAGGGACTTGCCTGGATAGTGGAACGGCACCGGACCGTCCGCTTCGGCGTTGACGAACTGGTGCACGTAAGGATCGGTCGACACCATCATGTCGGCCGGCGTGCCGTGCGCGACGATCTTGCCCTGCGACAGGAAGTAGACGTAGTCGGCGATCGCGAAGCATTCCTTGACGTCGTGCGACACCAGCACCGTGGTCGAGCCGAGTGCGGTGTTGAGGTTGCGGATCAGGTTGGCGGTGACGCCCATCGAGATCGGGTCGAGGCCGGCGAACGGCTCGTCATACATGATCAGTTCCGGGTCGAGCGCGATCGAGCGCGCCAGCGCGACGCGGCGCGCCATGCCGCCGGAGATCTCGGCCGGTTTCAATTTGGCGGCGTTGCGCAGGCCGACCGCGTGCAGCTTCATCAGCACGAGATTGCGGATCAGCTCTTCCGGCAGATCGGTGTGCTCGCGCAGCGGGAAGGCGACATTTTCAAAGACGGTAAGGTCGGTGAAGAGCGCGCCATGCTGGAACAGCATGCCCATTTTGCGCCGCAGCAGATACAAGCCG encodes:
- a CDS encoding ABC transporter ATP-binding protein → MPNLVEIRDLHFSYGKRSILSGLQMDFPRGKVIAVMGGSGSGKTTVLRLIGGQIRPQKGQVKVQGQVVHKLNTAGLYLLRRKMGMLFQHGALFTDLTVFENVAFPLREHTDLPEELIRNLVLMKLHAVGLRNAAKLKPAEISGGMARRVALARSIALDPELIMYDEPFAGLDPISMGVTANLIRNLNTALGSTTVLVSHDVKECFAIADYVYFLSQGKIVAHGTPADMMVSTDPYVHQFVNAEADGPVPFHYPGKSLADDLGLGGKA